The proteins below come from a single Anderseniella sp. Alg231-50 genomic window:
- a CDS encoding glycosyltransferase yields the protein MLTVVILTANEEQHLARAIGSVKDIAERVVVVDSGSVDKTREIARSLGAVVHENKWVNYATQFNWALDQLADDSEWVLRLDADEFVTPGLATEIKQALGGLSEDVEGVYVSRRMTFLQKPVRHGGVFPIRVLRLFRFGKGRCEDRWMDEHIKVDGQTADFKGDIIDDNLNPLTWWTDKHNSYASREVIDLLNLEYHFMPHDTVASLQGGRQVGVKRFLKEKVYARLPAGMRAFVYFFYRYVICLGFLDGREATAFHVLQGFWYRFLVDTKLLEVKTYMKNHDVDAVTAIDKVLFVKLKQTLDQSSKNGRP from the coding sequence ATGTTAACCGTCGTCATTCTTACCGCCAATGAGGAGCAGCATCTGGCGCGGGCGATCGGTTCGGTCAAGGACATAGCCGAACGTGTCGTGGTGGTGGATTCCGGCTCGGTCGACAAAACCCGCGAGATCGCGCGCTCTCTCGGCGCGGTGGTTCACGAGAACAAGTGGGTCAACTATGCCACCCAGTTCAATTGGGCGCTCGACCAGTTGGCGGATGACAGCGAATGGGTGCTGCGCCTTGATGCCGACGAGTTTGTAACGCCCGGACTGGCGACGGAAATCAAGCAGGCACTTGGCGGGCTTAGCGAGGATGTTGAAGGGGTGTATGTATCGCGCCGCATGACCTTCCTTCAGAAACCTGTCCGGCACGGCGGCGTTTTTCCGATCAGGGTCCTGAGACTTTTCCGATTTGGAAAAGGGCGTTGTGAAGACCGCTGGATGGACGAGCATATCAAGGTCGATGGACAGACCGCTGACTTCAAGGGCGACATCATTGATGATAATCTGAACCCGCTTACCTGGTGGACCGACAAACACAATTCATATGCCAGCCGGGAGGTAATTGATCTTCTCAATCTCGAATATCACTTCATGCCGCATGACACGGTGGCCAGTCTTCAAGGTGGCCGGCAGGTCGGCGTGAAGCGGTTCCTGAAGGAGAAGGTCTATGCCCGTCTACCCGCCGGCATGCGCGCATTTGTATACTTCTTTTACCGCTATGTGATTTGCCTGGGATTTCTGGACGGGCGCGAAGCAACGGCATTTCATGTCCTGCAGGGTTTCTGGTATCGCTTCCTGGTCGATACCAAATTACTGGAGGTGAAAACATATATGAAAAACCATGATGTTGACGCTGTGACGGCAATTGACAAGGTGTTGTTTGTCAAGCTGAAACAGACACTTGATCAATCTTCCAAGAATGGCAGGCCTTGA
- a CDS encoding M10 family metallopeptidase C-terminal domain-containing protein, with the protein MTISNLLDQLGEWLSDNPSPFGQPGEQGWQQVELPGTGSFGLASLSELDNSSNTPQQAGTGEGGTANGVSEGFNQALVDQLDSDYDYGGGFTAPNEWREFSGETAQTITYGFPTSASFASGFGEASGWSEFTEAQKTAARLAMNMWDDLVATELVEATGSAANSADIKLSNTTTSIGYAHAWGTGYVGYEGGTYGAIDGSVWFNSAFDSSQQSNDLMTPTLNSHGFATFVHEIGHALGLAHGGDYNGGNPQYGNTSTGWEFAEDSQQYTIMSYFDADNTGADWGNNNTWAPYIWENSAQTPMVYDILAIQQMYGADYTTRADDTVYGFNSTVGGAIYDFNNNQTPILTIWDGDGVDTIDLSGWSLSSTLSLVAGSYSSTNGLDYNLAIAYDVDIENAIGGSGYDVLTGNDLDNVLTGNGGNDTLIGNRGDDTLYGGEGADNLSGGEGNDWLDGGSGGDIIDGGADNDTIVFDAADNFADLNGGDGWDTLFFYDNWQDLDLAARNFEQSQVQVTDNGAEAWATITDTYDLNDNLIERLTVNDDGTSSLTVYDFYNVETWTEWTRHYDGDGALLSEVFANDANTVESNGAHQLSITPSNAYEISDGTGTPVILTQGGSEVGPERYAGWSALQAEATDTGFTVLWQGPNGIYTVWQTDANGAYLSSSTHSSAALAGLEPIFDADLDGNGQVGAFQTVEDNGAYQLSVTPDNAYEISNGIGAPVILTQGGTDVGPARYAGWSALQAEATDTGFSVLWQGPNDIYTVWQTDANGAYLSSSTHSSAALAGMETVFAADLDGNGQIGSFQAVEDNGAYQLSITPANAYEISDGVGTPVTLTQGGTDVGPARYAGWSALQVEATDTGFTVLWQGPDDIYSLWQTDAAGAYQSSSIKSAAALSELETTFAADLDGNGHIGAFEVIEDNGDHQLSVTAANVYEISDGGATSVALTQSGTDVGPARYAGWSALQAEATDTGYTVLWEGPSDVYSVWETDANGAYLSSSTHSSNDLVGLESLFAADLDGDGMIGVDQTPQLSIGQDDDFLV; encoded by the coding sequence ATGACAATCTCAAACCTGCTTGACCAGCTGGGTGAGTGGTTGTCCGACAATCCCTCCCCTTTTGGCCAGCCTGGCGAACAGGGGTGGCAACAAGTCGAATTGCCCGGTACCGGATCGTTTGGCCTTGCGTCCCTGTCTGAACTGGACAATTCCTCCAATACCCCGCAGCAAGCCGGCACGGGCGAAGGCGGAACGGCTAACGGGGTTTCGGAAGGCTTCAACCAGGCTCTGGTCGACCAGCTCGACAGTGACTATGATTACGGCGGAGGGTTCACCGCGCCCAATGAATGGCGTGAATTCTCCGGTGAGACCGCGCAGACTATTACCTACGGATTCCCGACAAGCGCCAGTTTCGCATCCGGATTCGGTGAAGCGTCGGGCTGGAGTGAATTCACAGAGGCGCAAAAAACGGCCGCCCGCCTTGCCATGAACATGTGGGATGATCTGGTTGCAACCGAATTGGTTGAAGCCACCGGCAGTGCTGCCAATTCTGCGGATATAAAGCTGTCTAACACCACCACCAGTATCGGCTATGCCCACGCTTGGGGAACCGGCTATGTCGGCTATGAAGGCGGCACCTATGGGGCCATCGACGGATCGGTATGGTTCAATTCCGCCTTCGACAGTTCACAGCAGTCCAATGACCTGATGACACCGACCCTGAACAGTCACGGCTTTGCGACCTTTGTCCATGAAATCGGTCACGCCCTTGGTCTCGCTCACGGCGGAGATTACAACGGCGGCAATCCGCAATACGGCAATACGTCAACCGGATGGGAGTTTGCCGAAGACAGTCAGCAATATACCATCATGTCTTATTTTGATGCTGACAACACTGGTGCCGACTGGGGAAATAACAACACCTGGGCTCCCTATATCTGGGAAAATTCAGCCCAGACCCCAATGGTCTACGACATTCTTGCCATTCAACAGATGTATGGTGCCGATTACACAACCCGCGCGGATGATACGGTTTACGGCTTCAACTCAACCGTTGGCGGCGCCATTTACGATTTCAACAACAACCAGACACCGATCCTGACCATCTGGGACGGAGACGGTGTTGACACGATAGACCTGTCAGGCTGGTCTCTGTCATCGACCCTGTCGCTGGTAGCCGGGTCTTACTCGAGCACCAACGGTCTCGATTACAACCTGGCCATTGCCTATGACGTGGACATCGAAAACGCCATTGGCGGCTCAGGTTACGATGTCTTGACCGGTAATGACCTGGACAATGTCCTGACCGGCAATGGCGGCAATGATACGCTGATCGGCAATCGCGGCGATGACACACTTTATGGCGGCGAAGGAGCCGATAACCTTTCCGGCGGCGAGGGCAATGACTGGCTCGATGGCGGCAGCGGCGGTGACATCATCGATGGCGGAGCCGACAACGACACTATTGTGTTCGATGCCGCAGATAATTTCGCCGATCTGAATGGCGGCGATGGCTGGGACACCCTGTTCTTCTATGACAACTGGCAGGATCTCGATCTCGCTGCCCGGAATTTTGAGCAGTCCCAGGTGCAGGTCACCGACAATGGTGCCGAAGCCTGGGCGACGATCACCGATACCTATGACCTCAATGATAACCTGATTGAACGCCTTACAGTGAACGATGACGGCACGAGTTCACTGACCGTCTATGACTTCTATAATGTGGAGACCTGGACGGAGTGGACCCGCCATTATGACGGCGACGGGGCCCTGCTTTCCGAAGTGTTTGCCAATGACGCAAACACTGTTGAGAGCAATGGTGCCCACCAGCTTTCCATCACTCCATCCAATGCCTACGAAATCAGCGACGGGACCGGCACACCGGTCATCCTGACACAAGGCGGATCCGAGGTCGGACCAGAACGCTATGCCGGCTGGTCAGCGCTGCAGGCCGAGGCAACGGACACCGGTTTTACCGTGCTGTGGCAAGGGCCGAACGGCATCTACACCGTGTGGCAGACGGACGCCAATGGCGCTTACCTGTCTTCCAGCACCCATTCATCTGCCGCACTTGCCGGACTGGAACCGATTTTCGATGCAGATCTTGATGGCAATGGACAGGTCGGGGCCTTCCAGACCGTCGAGGACAATGGCGCCTACCAGCTGTCCGTCACGCCGGACAACGCTTATGAAATCAGCAACGGTATCGGTGCGCCGGTCATCCTGACTCAAGGTGGAACAGACGTCGGTCCTGCGCGCTATGCAGGCTGGTCAGCCCTGCAGGCCGAGGCAACGGACACCGGCTTTTCCGTACTGTGGCAAGGGCCCAACGACATCTACACCGTGTGGCAGACAGACGCCAATGGCGCTTACCTATCTTCCAGCACCCACTCCTCTGCCGCACTCGCCGGAATGGAAACGGTTTTCGCTGCGGACCTTGATGGCAATGGACAGATCGGAAGCTTCCAGGCAGTCGAGGACAATGGCGCCTACCAGCTGTCCATCACGCCGGCCAATGCTTATGAAATCAGCGACGGGGTCGGCACACCGGTCACCCTGACACAAGGCGGAACAGACGTCGGTCCTGCGCGTTATGCCGGCTGGTCTGCGCTGCAGGTCGAGGCGACGGACACCGGCTTTACCGTGTTGTGGCAGGGACCCGATGACATCTATTCACTCTGGCAGACGGACGCTGCCGGCGCCTATCAGTCTTCCAGCATCAAGTCAGCTGCTGCACTTTCCGAACTGGAGACCACTTTTGCTGCTGATCTTGACGGCAACGGGCACATCGGGGCCTTCGAAGTCATCGAGGACAACGGAGACCACCAACTGTCCGTCACTGCTGCCAATGTCTATGAAATCAGTGATGGAGGCGCCACGTCAGTCGCACTGACGCAAAGCGGAACAGACGTCGGTCCTGCGCGTTATGCCGGCTGGTCAGCGCTGCAGGCCGAGGCCACAGACACCGGATATACCGTACTGTGGGAGGGCCCCAGCGACGTCTACTCTGTCTGGGAGACGGACGCGAACGGTGCCTATCTCTCTTCCAGCACCCACTCATCAAACGACCTTGTCGGACTGGAGTCGCTATTCGCAGCAGACCTTGATGGCGACGGCATGATTGGAGTTGACCAAACTCCCCAATTGTCCATCGGACAGGACGACGATTTTCTTGTCTGA
- a CDS encoding CAP domain-containing protein, which translates to MSEPSAYEQYALELMNAHRLNPQSAVDAYGNPSGTFSATQLQPLAFNLLLNDAAEDHSAWILQTNRFSHTGQGNSSPEERMQDAGYQFTGDSASEENLALSRTTGFLNALSALEDSIEALFLNATTRARTFDPQFREIGLGFELGRYRQYNAAVLNENFAVSGDDKFITGVVYNDTDANDQFSYNEGVGGATIRIQPQGGSQEDFANYASGGYSASTTASGLVNVEFSLNGTTTSVVIEMGIDNVKIDLRDTNFITSSASAFLGEGAVGLELLGINDTNATGNDGENTLIGNSGDNRIAGGEASDTLTGNGGSDTFVFDNCHDGVDQVTDFVSGTDIIEIGRLGFAQAMQLGELGADSLVFGTTATQNQAQFLYDQTTGNLSIDVDGTGLAEALLFVNLGAGTSLTYSDIVITAGGRAHSIVNENIVVIESNGAYELAVDQDGRYQVSNGVGILVTLSQGGSDVGPARYAGWSALQAEATATGFTVLWEGPNGIYSLWQTDATGAHLSSQAMSAAELPLLEPIFLADINGDGKIGVAETIEENGALHLTVNPTNAYQIGDGVDTPITLTHGGTAVGPAAYAGWYARQAEATDTGYTVLWQDSNGDYSLWQTDATGAYQTSRAVTSVELPGLETVFEADLDGDGQIGISAMIEDNGAYQLTVNQANAYEINDGLGTQVTLSQGGTNVGPARYAGWSVLQAEATDTGYTVLWQDPNGGYALWQTDATGAYLSSKPMTAAALPGLETTFSADLDGNGQIGLPEITEDNGAYQLTVSQDNAYQISDGVGAPITLSQSGADVGPARYAGWSALQAEATDTGFTVLWQDPNGGYAVWQTDADGVYQSSKPITAAALPGLETIFAADLDGNGEIGLPDIIEDDGSYQLTVSTDNAYQFSDGVSAPITLTQSGADVGPARYAGWSALQVEATDTGFTVLWQDPNGGYALWETDAEGVYQSSKPITAAALPGLETFFASDLDGSGQIGLPDIIEDNGAYQLTVNQNEAYEFSDGIGASITLMQGGLDVGPTRYAGWSALQVEAKGAGFAVLWQDPNGGYSVWQTDAEGNYQGGYGLSADGLAGVEALFAADLNGDGGIGLV; encoded by the coding sequence CAACCGCTGGCGTTCAACCTGCTGCTGAACGATGCGGCTGAAGATCACAGCGCCTGGATACTGCAGACCAACCGGTTTTCCCATACCGGACAGGGCAACAGCAGCCCGGAAGAGCGGATGCAGGACGCCGGCTATCAGTTTACCGGAGATTCCGCGTCCGAAGAAAACCTCGCCTTGAGTCGCACGACCGGCTTTCTGAACGCATTGTCCGCACTGGAAGACAGCATTGAAGCGCTGTTCCTCAACGCAACGACCCGGGCCAGAACATTCGACCCGCAATTCCGCGAGATCGGCCTCGGTTTTGAGCTGGGCCGCTACAGACAATACAATGCAGCCGTATTGAACGAAAACTTTGCTGTATCAGGCGATGACAAGTTCATCACGGGCGTTGTCTACAACGACACCGATGCCAACGATCAGTTCTCGTACAATGAAGGTGTTGGTGGCGCAACGATCCGCATCCAGCCCCAGGGCGGATCGCAGGAAGACTTCGCAAACTATGCATCAGGTGGTTATTCCGCCTCAACCACTGCCTCCGGCCTCGTCAACGTTGAGTTTTCGCTCAATGGGACGACGACCAGCGTGGTCATCGAAATGGGTATCGACAATGTCAAGATCGACTTGCGTGACACCAATTTCATCACGTCATCTGCATCCGCATTCCTTGGAGAAGGCGCGGTTGGCCTTGAACTGCTTGGCATCAACGATACCAATGCAACAGGCAACGATGGTGAAAACACCCTGATTGGCAACTCGGGCGACAACCGCATCGCCGGTGGCGAGGCATCCGACACACTGACCGGTAACGGCGGCAGTGACACGTTCGTATTCGACAATTGCCATGACGGCGTTGACCAGGTGACCGATTTCGTATCCGGCACCGACATCATCGAGATCGGGCGCCTTGGCTTTGCACAAGCCATGCAGCTTGGTGAACTCGGCGCAGATAGTCTCGTGTTCGGTACAACTGCCACCCAGAACCAGGCACAATTCCTGTACGATCAGACGACGGGAAACCTGAGCATCGATGTGGATGGCACCGGCCTCGCAGAAGCGCTGCTGTTTGTCAATCTCGGCGCGGGAACTTCCCTGACGTACAGCGACATCGTCATAACTGCCGGCGGTCGTGCCCACTCGATCGTCAATGAAAATATCGTCGTGATCGAGAGCAACGGGGCTTATGAACTGGCCGTCGATCAGGATGGACGGTATCAGGTCAGCAATGGCGTTGGCATACTTGTCACATTGAGCCAGGGCGGCTCCGATGTCGGACCGGCGCGCTATGCCGGATGGTCCGCCCTGCAGGCTGAGGCAACCGCCACCGGCTTCACCGTGTTGTGGGAAGGTCCCAACGGCATTTATTCGCTCTGGCAGACCGACGCGACCGGCGCTCATCTGTCTTCGCAGGCGATGTCAGCGGCAGAACTTCCCCTGCTGGAACCGATCTTCCTGGCAGACATTAACGGTGACGGGAAAATCGGGGTCGCCGAAACCATTGAGGAAAACGGCGCCCTCCATCTCACCGTCAATCCAACAAATGCCTATCAGATCGGTGATGGCGTCGACACACCTATCACCCTTACGCACGGCGGAACAGCTGTCGGACCCGCGGCATATGCCGGCTGGTATGCCCGGCAGGCCGAAGCGACAGACACCGGATACACAGTGTTGTGGCAGGATTCCAACGGTGACTATTCACTCTGGCAGACAGATGCAACCGGTGCCTATCAGACTTCCAGGGCAGTGACGTCAGTCGAACTTCCCGGGCTGGAAACGGTCTTTGAGGCGGATCTTGATGGTGATGGCCAGATCGGCATTTCCGCTATGATCGAGGACAATGGCGCCTACCAACTCACTGTGAATCAGGCCAACGCATACGAGATCAACGACGGCCTTGGCACACAAGTCACCCTCAGCCAGGGCGGCACCAATGTCGGACCGGCGCGCTATGCCGGATGGTCCGTGCTGCAGGCCGAGGCGACGGATACCGGATACACAGTATTGTGGCAGGACCCCAATGGCGGTTACGCGCTGTGGCAAACTGATGCCACAGGTGCCTATCTGTCCTCCAAGCCGATGACGGCAGCCGCACTTCCCGGGCTGGAAACCACTTTCTCTGCCGACCTTGACGGCAATGGCCAGATCGGCCTTCCGGAAATCACCGAGGACAACGGCGCATACCAGCTCACCGTCAGTCAGGACAACGCCTATCAAATCAGTGACGGGGTCGGCGCACCGATTACCTTGTCGCAATCCGGCGCTGACGTCGGACCGGCTCGTTACGCTGGTTGGTCCGCCCTGCAAGCCGAGGCCACCGATACCGGATTTACCGTGTTGTGGCAGGATCCCAATGGCGGGTACGCGGTCTGGCAAACAGATGCCGATGGCGTCTACCAGTCTTCCAAGCCGATCACGGCAGCTGCACTTCCAGGGCTGGAAACAATTTTCGCCGCAGACCTGGACGGCAATGGCGAGATCGGGCTTCCCGACATCATCGAGGACGATGGTTCTTATCAGCTCACTGTCAGCACGGACAACGCATATCAATTCAGTGACGGGGTCAGCGCGCCGATTACGCTGACGCAGTCCGGTGCTGACGTCGGACCGGCACGCTATGCCGGCTGGTCTGCCCTGCAGGTCGAGGCGACAGACACCGGGTTTACCGTGTTGTGGCAAGACCCCAATGGCGGGTACGCACTCTGGGAGACGGATGCCGAAGGCGTCTATCAGTCCTCCAAGCCGATAACGGCAGCCGCACTTCCAGGGCTGGAAACCTTTTTTGCCTCAGACCTTGATGGCAGTGGCCAGATCGGGCTTCCGGACATCATCGAGGACAATGGCGCTTATCAGCTCACAGTCAACCAGAACGAGGCTTATGAGTTCAGCGACGGGATCGGCGCATCAATCACCCTGATGCAAGGTGGACTGGATGTCGGCCCCACACGCTATGCGGGCTGGTCTGCATTGCAGGTTGAAGCAAAAGGCGCTGGATTTGCCGTGCTGTGGCAGGACCCCAATGGCGGCTATTCGGTCTGGCAGACTGATGCTGAAGGCAACTATCAGGGGGGTTACGGCCTGTCAGCAGACGGACTGGCCGGTGTCGAGGCATTGTTCGCTGCAGACCTCAATGGCGACGGTGGCATAGGACTGGTTTAG